A genomic stretch from Vanrija pseudolonga chromosome 6, complete sequence includes:
- the bet5 gene encoding Transport protein particle subunit bet5: protein MTIYSLYIFDRHCDCVYYHDWHRTRPVRATPNDRPAVHRLSAPQGAQHARESIFSARSATTPIPPIAPSQAVGAGSNAGLPFDEEAKLVYGVVLSLRNMVKKLSGKDEAFTSYKTPQYRLHLYETLTGYKFVLLSDPFADSLRFVLRQLYTGPFIEFVVRNPLIEMDSRTQGIDNDQFRGAVDRHVRGLSIFA, encoded by the exons ATGACGATATACTCGCTGTACATCTTTGACCG ccacTGCGACTGCGTCTACTACCACGACTGGCACCGCACGCGCCcggtgcgcgcgacgccaaaCGACCGGCCGGCAGTGCACAGGCTGTCGGCGCCCCAGGGCgcgcagcacgcgcgcgagagcatcttctcggcgaggagcgcaacCACGCCCATCCCGCCGATCGCGCCGTCCCAGGCCGTTGGCGCGGGGAGTAACGCCGGCCTGCCgttcgacgaggaggccaagcttGTCTATGGCGTCGTTTTGAGTTTGCGGAATATGGTCAAGAAGTTGTCTGGCAA AGACGAAGCCTTTACCTCCTACAAGACCCCACAGTACCGCCTCCACCTGTACGAAACCCTCACCGGCTACAAGTTTGTCCTCCTCTCCGACCCGTTCGCCGACTCGCTCCGCTTTGTCCTGCGGCAGCTCTACACTGGCCCCTTTATCGAGTTTGTCGTCCGCAACCCCCTCATCGAGATGGACAGCCGGACACAGGGCATCGACAATGACCAG TTCCGCGGCGCAGTCGATCGCCACGTCCGCGGCCTCTCTATATTCGCCTAG
- the mrpl32 gene encoding putative 54S ribosomal protein L32, mitochondrial, with product MALALARQAVAGPSVLRAAFTLPAVALPSLRLPSLNDILEWGITLAVPKSKISHSRKSMRSAHKGIKNKTNLNHCPACGSVKLSHNLCANCFSQISRRWKKEARAPVGEPRE from the exons AtggccctcgctctcgcccgccaggccgtcgccggcccCTCGGTCCTCCGCGCGGCGTTCACGCTgccggccgtcgcgctcccGTCGCTGCGCCTGCCGAGCCTCAACGACATTCTCGAATGGGGCATCACCCTCGCCGTGCCCAAGAGCAAGATCTCGCACTCGCGCAAGAGCATGCGCAGCGCGCACAAGGGGATCAAGAACAAGACGA ACCTCAACCACTGCCCCGCGTGCGGCTCGGTCAAGCTCTCGCACAACCTGTGCGCCAACTGCTTTTCGCAGATCTCGCGGCGGTGGAAGAAGGAGGCGCGGgcgcccgtcggcgagccTAGGGAATAG
- the coa1_1 gene encoding Cytochrome c oxidase assembly factor 1: MLTRLPVLASRSLLATAARPTATTTSVWRLAPAAAATYATTTADADGSRPRHPPRPPVEPTTFDGKASPRDIHLRPNMRGLPKVPTPWEKERKLNGSATRPAPKATPEAPHEEVFNSPARPRAIYQRPRDLPILKNRIPLYLALAALGLGAWGLFILHATNNERLSSSVVRQISFQLRNSPEVANLLGDGVKFAPNLWGFGEPWIHGSINLMQGRIDLKFRVEGSQKQGTLFFTSIRPQQAASWQILRYKLITDDGEVLRIEDSVRPALSADEAAAVPAAA; the protein is encoded by the exons ATGCTTACCAGATTGCCTGTCCTCGCCAGTCGGTCCCTGCTggcgacagcagcgcgccccaccgccaccaccacctcggtTTGGCGCCtcgcaccggcggcggcagcgacgtacgcgaccacgacggccgatgccgacgggTCGCGACCACGCcacccgccgcggccgccagtCGAGCCGACGACGTTTGACGGCaaggcgtcgccgcgcgacaTCCACCTCCGGCCCAACATGCGCGGGCTGCCCAAGGTCCCGACGCCgtgggagaaggagcgcaagctcaacggctcggcgacgcgcccagcgcccaaGGCCACGCCGGAGGCGCCGCACGAGGAGGTGTTCaactcgccggcgcgcccgcgcgcaatCTACCAGCGTCCGCGCGACCTCCCCATCCTCAAG AACAGGATACCATTGT ACCTCGCTCTTGCTGCTCTTGGCCTTGGTGCTTGGGGACTGTTTATCCTGCACGCTACGAACAATG AGcgcctgtcgtcgtcggtcgtccGCCAGATCTCGTTCCAGCTGCGCAACTCGCCCGAGGTGGCCAACCttctcggcgacggcgtcaagtTTGCGCCGAACCTGTGGG GCTTCGGCGAGCCATGGATCCACGGATCG ATCAATTTGATGCAGGGCCGTATCGATCTCAAGTTCCGTGTCGAGGGTTCCCAGAAGCAGGGCACATTGTTCTTCACGTCGATCCGGCCACAGCAGGCTGCGTCGTGGCAAATTC TCCGCTACAAGCTCATcacggacgacggcgaggtcctGCGTATCGAGGACAGCGTGCGCCCTGCGctcagcgccgacgaggcggcggctgtgCCAGCGGCGGCATAG
- the coa1_1 gene encoding Cytochrome c oxidase assembly factor 1 → MLTRLPVLASRSLLATAARPTATTTSVWRLAPAAAATYATTTADADGSRPRHPPRPPVEPTTFDGKASPRDIHLRPNMRGLPKVPTPWEKERKLNGSATRPAPKATPEAPHEEVFNSPARPRAIYQRPRDLPILKNRIPLYLALAALGLGAWGLFILHATNNERLSSSVVRQISFQLRNSPEVANLLGDGVKFAPNLWATMTDLAVLYMNTANPTGFGEPWIHGSINLMQGRIDLKFRVEGSQKQGTLFFTSIRPQQAASWQILRYKLITDDGEVLRIEDSVRPALSADEAAAVPAAA, encoded by the exons ATGCTTACCAGATTGCCTGTCCTCGCCAGTCGGTCCCTGCTggcgacagcagcgcgccccaccgccaccaccacctcggtTTGGCGCCtcgcaccggcggcggcagcgacgtacgcgaccacgacggccgatgccgacgggTCGCGACCACGCcacccgccgcggccgccagtCGAGCCGACGACGTTTGACGGCaaggcgtcgccgcgcgacaTCCACCTCCGGCCCAACATGCGCGGGCTGCCCAAGGTCCCGACGCCgtgggagaaggagcgcaagctcaacggctcggcgacgcgcccagcgcccaaGGCCACGCCGGAGGCGCCGCACGAGGAGGTGTTCaactcgccggcgcgcccgcgcgcaatCTACCAGCGTCCGCGCGACCTCCCCATCCTCAAG AACAGGATACCATTGT ACCTCGCTCTTGCTGCTCTTGGCCTTGGTGCTTGGGGACTGTTTATCCTGCACGCTACGAACAATG AGcgcctgtcgtcgtcggtcgtccGCCAGATCTCGTTCCAGCTGCGCAACTCGCCCGAGGTGGCCAACCttctcggcgacggcgtcaagtTTGCGCCGAACCTGTGGG CCACAATGaccgacctcgccgtgctcTACATGAACACTGCTAACCCCACAGGCTTCGGCGAGCCATGGATCCACGGATCG ATCAATTTGATGCAGGGCCGTATCGATCTCAAGTTCCGTGTCGAGGGTTCCCAGAAGCAGGGCACATTGTTCTTCACGTCGATCCGGCCACAGCAGGCTGCGTCGTGGCAAATTC TCCGCTACAAGCTCATcacggacgacggcgaggtcctGCGTATCGAGGACAGCGTGCGCCCTGCGctcagcgccgacgaggcggcggctgtgCCAGCGGCGGCATAG